The following DNA comes from uncultured Devosia sp..
ATCCCTCCGACGTGGGCGTGCAGCATGCCTTCGAAGAACTCGGCTTCTTCACCGACCACATGCATATCCTCGGCGTCTACCCGGCCTCGGACGACAAGTAGGCAGGAAGAATACCCCCACCTAGCCTCCCCCTGAAAAGGGGGAGGGACCGCGCAGTGGGTGGAGCAAGTTTGTGCCACGAGCACAATCTGTCCCTCCCCCTATCAGGGGGAGGTTAGGTGGGGGTACCCAAGAGAAACCTCTTCCTCAATCCCCCTTGAGCGCCTCGTCCACCTTGGGCAGGTCGTAGAACGCCCGCACGATTTCCCAGCCCTCTTCAGCCGTATCGACCAGGTTGAACAGATGCGTATCGTCCGGGGCGATCGTGCCGGCCTCCGCCAGCGCCTCGAAATTGATCACCTTGCTCCAGAATTCCGCGCCAAACAGCAGCAGCGGAATCTTGTCCATGCGCTTGGTCTGGATCAGCGTCAGCGCCTCGAAGAATTCGTCCAGCGTGCCGAAGCCGCCCGGAAACACCGCCACGCATTTGGCGCGCAGCAGGAAGTGGATTTTGCGCGTCGCGAAATAGTGGAAGTTGAAACTCAGCTCCGGCGTCACATAGTGATTGGGCGCCTGCTCATGCGGCAAGACGATATTGAGCCCGATCGTGGGCGCACCGACGTCCGCGGCGCCGCGATTGCCCGCCTCCATCACGCCTGGCCCGCCGCCGGTCGTCACCACGAATTCCTTGTAGTCGAGAGCCTTGGACGTCGCCGATGCCAGCTGCGCAAAGCGCCGCGCCTCATCATAATAGACCGAGGCGGCCTCGAGGTTCTTCTTCTGCAGCTCGTTCTTGGCCGCCCAGGCCGGCTTGCCCGGCGCCGGAATGCGCGCCCCGCCAAACAGCACCACCGTCGAATTGATCCCCCGCTCGCGCAGCCGCGTTTCGGGCTTGAGATACTCGAGCTGAAAACGAACCCCGCGCACTTCTTCGGAAGTCAGGAACTCGTCATCGGCAAAGGCCAGCTTGAACGCCGACGACTCGGTTTGTGGCGTCGAAGGCGCGCGCTTGGAAGCGGCGACATCCTCGACCGAGGTACGCAAAGATGTAGGACGGCGTCTGGCCATGTTCCGGCTTCTCCTTGATTCTGGGCGATGCTCGCAGAGCCGGGTTAAGGATCAATGGGCCACGAGGAAAGAGGCGGCAGCTTCAATTCGCAGTGTCCGGCTCTTGCCTTTGCCGTCATTTCTTCGCATATAGCCCCCGGGAGGTTGGCGCGGACGTGTTCCTCGCCAACCGGGTCAGGTCCGGAAGGAAGCAGCCCCAACGAGACCTTCACGGGTCGATGCCAGCCTCCTACTTCAGCCTTTTGCCCGCCAAAACCTTGATGGAGGCAGAGGCTTTCCCACCCGATGTGGTAAGAAAGCGGCATGGCTGGTTCTGATTCCCAAAAATCTCCCTATCTCGTCCTCGCCCGCAAATATCGGCCGCGCGATTTCTCGACGCTTGTCGGCCAGGATGCCATGGTCCAGACGCTGGGCAATGCCTTCGCGCAGAACCGCATCCACCACGCCTTCATCCTCACCGGCGTCCGCGGCGTGGGCAAGACCACCACGGCCCGTATCCTGGCGCGTGCCTTCAACTATGAAGATGCCACCGGTCCCCATCCGACGCTTGATCTGAGCGTCGAGGGCGAGCATTGCCGCGCCATCATCGAGGGCCGCCATGTCGACGTCATCGAAATGGACGCCGCATCGAACACCGGCATCAACGACATCCGCGAGATCATCGACTCGGTGAAATACGCGCCCTCGTCGGCGCCCTACAAAGTCTATGTCATCGACGAAGTGCACATGCTCTCGACGGCCGCCTTCAATGGTCTGCTCAAGACCCTCGAAGAGCCGCCCCCGTACGTGAAGTTCATCTTCGCCACCACCGAAATCCGCAAGGTTCCGGTGACGATCCTCAGCCGCTGCATGCGTTTCGACCTGCGCCGCATCACGCCCGAGATCATGTCGGCCTATCTTGAATCCATCCTCGGCCAGGAGGGCATTTCCTTCGAGCCCGAGGCTCTGGCCATGATTGTCCGTG
Coding sequences within:
- a CDS encoding LOG family protein, translating into MARRRPTSLRTSVEDVAASKRAPSTPQTESSAFKLAFADDEFLTSEEVRGVRFQLEYLKPETRLRERGINSTVVLFGGARIPAPGKPAWAAKNELQKKNLEAASVYYDEARRFAQLASATSKALDYKEFVVTTGGGPGVMEAGNRGAADVGAPTIGLNIVLPHEQAPNHYVTPELSFNFHYFATRKIHFLLRAKCVAVFPGGFGTLDEFFEALTLIQTKRMDKIPLLLFGAEFWSKVINFEALAEAGTIAPDDTHLFNLVDTAEEGWEIVRAFYDLPKVDEALKGD